The Oxalobacteraceae bacterium OTU3CINTB1 genome includes a window with the following:
- a CDS encoding branched-chain amino acid ABC transporter permease gives MSGRFASRRDWALFIALLTVGYVGVPLMLGANQYIMSLIVAALVIGCVALSWALLGNLGGMVSFGHSAFFGVGAYVSAIVTLKAGLPVPAGMVLGGAGAVIASLAMLPVLRLRGPYFALAILAYAHIFRIVATEWTSVTGGAAGIGNIPVLPANLFGIGMGGKTGAYLVILTIVLLFALAYRAIRASHYGLALRAMHDSEDATRVVGVNSTLLKGAMLMVSAFMAGVAGAFNAHYLNFLEPDYAFNGVWVTLPIVAAIFGGYRTIGGPVIGALVVYLLDQLVFKSLIPTGHQLVLGGLLVAIIIFSPTGLLPLLHKPASKPGRNDHA, from the coding sequence ATGAGTGGCCGCTTCGCATCGAGACGCGACTGGGCGCTGTTCATCGCGCTGCTGACGGTCGGCTACGTCGGCGTGCCGCTGATGCTCGGCGCGAACCAATACATTATGAGCCTGATCGTCGCGGCGCTGGTGATCGGCTGCGTGGCGCTGTCATGGGCCTTGCTGGGCAATCTGGGCGGCATGGTCAGCTTCGGCCACAGCGCCTTCTTCGGGGTCGGCGCCTATGTCTCGGCCATCGTCACGCTCAAGGCGGGGCTGCCGGTGCCGGCCGGGATGGTGCTGGGAGGGGCCGGCGCGGTGATCGCCTCGCTGGCGATGCTGCCGGTGCTGCGCCTGCGCGGCCCCTACTTTGCGCTGGCGATACTGGCGTACGCGCACATCTTCCGCATCGTCGCCACCGAATGGACCTCGGTGACGGGCGGCGCCGCCGGCATTGGCAATATCCCGGTGCTGCCGGCGAACCTGTTCGGCATCGGCATGGGCGGCAAGACCGGCGCCTACCTCGTCATCCTCACCATCGTGCTGCTGTTCGCGCTGGCCTACCGCGCCATCCGCGCCAGCCACTACGGCCTCGCCCTGCGCGCCATGCACGACAGCGAAGACGCCACCCGCGTGGTCGGCGTCAACAGCACGCTGCTCAAAGGGGCGATGCTGATGGTGTCGGCCTTCATGGCCGGCGTGGCGGGCGCCTTCAACGCCCATTACCTGAATTTCCTCGAACCGGATTACGCGTTCAACGGCGTCTGGGTGACGCTGCCCATCGTCGCCGCCATCTTCGGCGGCTACCGCACCATCGGCGGACCGGTGATCGGCGCGCTGGTGGTCTATCTGCTCGATCAACTGGTGTTCAAGTCGCTGATCCCGACCGGACATCAACTGGTGCTGGGCGGTCTGCTCGTCGCGATAATCATCTTCAGCCCCACCGGTCTGCTGCCGCTGCTGCACAAGCCAGCATCCAAGCCAGGAAGGAACGACCATGCTTGA
- a CDS encoding ABC transporter ATP-binding protein: MLELNNLSVRFGGLTAVNNVTLNVGAGDVVGLVGPNGAGKTTLFNAISGLVRTTGGSIRFDRHDVLRTPMYRRARLGIGRTFQVPQPMHELTVRENLIVAQRFGAEKIDTRQIDEILEFTSLADKAARDASTELSLTELKALEVAKALATSPKLLLLDEVLAGLETTGKRRFMEMLREMHARFGVGIVMIEHDIETISALCPRVVVLNFGQLIADGTPDAVFRDPEVMRSYTGTVVGAGNA, encoded by the coding sequence ATGCTTGAACTGAACAACCTCTCGGTGCGCTTCGGCGGCCTGACAGCGGTCAACAACGTCACGCTCAACGTCGGCGCAGGAGATGTGGTCGGACTGGTCGGTCCCAACGGCGCCGGCAAGACCACGCTGTTCAACGCCATCTCGGGACTGGTGCGCACAACGGGCGGCAGCATTCGTTTCGATCGCCACGACGTGCTGCGCACGCCGATGTACCGGCGCGCGCGGCTCGGCATCGGCCGCACCTTCCAGGTGCCGCAGCCAATGCACGAACTGACGGTGCGCGAAAACCTGATCGTGGCCCAGCGCTTCGGCGCCGAGAAAATCGACACACGGCAAATCGACGAGATCCTGGAGTTCACCAGCCTGGCCGACAAGGCCGCCCGCGACGCCTCCACGGAGCTATCGCTGACCGAGTTGAAAGCGCTGGAAGTGGCGAAGGCGCTGGCCACATCGCCCAAGTTGCTGCTGCTCGACGAAGTGCTGGCCGGGCTGGAAACCACAGGCAAACGGCGCTTCATGGAGATGCTCAGGGAGATGCATGCGCGTTTCGGCGTCGGCATCGTCATGATCGAGCACGATATCGAGACCATCAGCGCCTTGTGCCCGCGGGTGGTGGTGCTCAATTTCGGCCAGCTGATCGCCGATGGCACGCCGGACGCCGTGTTCCGCGATCCGGAGGTGATGCGCAGTTATACGGGAACCGTTGTGGGAGCCGGCAATGCTTGA
- a CDS encoding branched-chain amino acid ABC transporter permease translates to MTDLILQALYSGLLQGGSYALIALGLALVFGTMRVINLAHGELVLLAAYIAYAVESGLGLNPAWAIPVAVIVVSLTSAGVYGIVSGIRKDREINSLILTFGIGVIMTNLILLIWKADVRSTSSSWLQEAFVVGPLYSMRGEAVFFIVSLLLMACLWWWLSRSWYGRALRAVSSNREAAKLMGIPPARTELVSFIVAGMLAGFAGVALYSYGVIQPAYGGALTVKAFIITVLAGVGSIPGVLLGAVLLGVAEALTVTLASSALQELAGMMLFLLVLFVMPNGLMGASRRRG, encoded by the coding sequence ATGACCGACCTGATACTGCAAGCGCTGTATTCCGGCCTGCTCCAGGGAGGCTCGTATGCGCTGATCGCGCTGGGACTGGCGCTGGTGTTCGGCACCATGCGGGTGATTAACCTCGCCCACGGGGAGCTGGTGCTGCTGGCGGCCTACATCGCCTACGCGGTGGAATCCGGGCTGGGACTCAACCCCGCGTGGGCGATTCCGGTCGCGGTGATCGTCGTCAGCCTGACGTCGGCCGGCGTGTACGGCATCGTCAGCGGCATCCGCAAGGACCGCGAAATCAATTCGCTGATCCTCACCTTCGGCATCGGCGTGATCATGACCAACCTGATCCTGCTGATCTGGAAGGCCGACGTGCGCTCGACCAGTTCCAGCTGGCTGCAGGAAGCCTTTGTCGTCGGGCCGCTGTACAGCATGCGCGGCGAGGCGGTGTTCTTCATCGTCAGCCTGCTGCTGATGGCCTGCTTGTGGTGGTGGCTGTCGCGCAGCTGGTATGGCCGCGCGCTGCGCGCCGTCTCGAGCAACCGCGAAGCTGCCAAGTTGATGGGCATTCCGCCGGCCCGCACGGAACTGGTGTCCTTCATCGTCGCCGGCATGCTGGCGGGATTCGCCGGCGTGGCGTTATATAGCTACGGCGTGATCCAGCCCGCGTACGGCGGCGCGCTGACCGTCAAGGCCTTCATCATCACCGTGCTGGCGGGCGTCGGTTCGATCCCCGGCGTGCTGCTCGGCGCCGTGCTGCTTGGCGTCGCCGAGGCGCTGACCGTCACGCTGGCCAGTTCCGCGCTGCAGGAGCTGGCCGGCATGATGCTATTCCTGCTGGTGCTGTTCGTGATGCCGAATGGCTTGATGGGTGCGAGCCGGAGGCGCGGATGA
- a CDS encoding DUF4105 domain-containing protein has translation MTKNNLRIAARALALVVLSVLAVWGGLALWFQLPALRVPAVVAWGVGAIVTLALWWRRRDARVALPWLAAMIALVAWWSTLQPTHNRVWADDVSRMVAGQVRGSVVTLDQVRNFDWRSDTDYTQRWEARSYDLAQLRSVDVAMSYWMGPAIAHTLVSFGFADGRYLTFSIEIRKQRGESFDAIAGFFKGFETVLIAADERDILRVRTNARGEDMYLYRLKMSSEAMRSLFLAYLEEGAALKREPRFYNTLTANCTTIIFEMARRIDPGLPFDWRLLASGYLDRYLFDIGALAGGQDFETLRRNAHITERARAADKAEDFSARIRTVPR, from the coding sequence ATGACTAAAAATAATCTTCGTATCGCGGCCCGCGCGCTGGCGTTGGTGGTGCTGTCGGTGCTGGCGGTGTGGGGCGGCCTGGCGCTGTGGTTTCAGCTGCCCGCGCTGCGCGTGCCGGCGGTGGTGGCGTGGGGCGTGGGCGCCATCGTCACGCTGGCCCTGTGGTGGCGCCGGCGCGACGCGCGCGTGGCGCTGCCATGGCTGGCCGCGATGATTGCGCTGGTGGCGTGGTGGAGCACCTTGCAGCCGACGCATAACCGCGTGTGGGCCGACGACGTGTCGCGCATGGTCGCCGGCCAGGTGCGGGGCAGCGTGGTGACCCTGGACCAGGTGCGCAATTTCGACTGGCGCAGCGATACCGACTATACGCAGCGTTGGGAAGCGCGCAGCTACGATCTGGCGCAACTGCGCTCGGTCGATGTCGCCATGTCCTACTGGATGGGACCTGCGATCGCGCATACGCTGGTGTCGTTCGGCTTTGCCGATGGACGCTACCTGACGTTTTCGATCGAGATCCGCAAGCAGCGCGGCGAGAGTTTCGACGCCATCGCCGGGTTTTTCAAGGGTTTCGAGACGGTGCTGATCGCCGCCGACGAACGTGACATCCTGCGGGTGCGCACCAATGCTCGCGGCGAGGACATGTATTTGTACCGTTTGAAGATGTCGTCCGAAGCGATGCGCTCGTTGTTTCTGGCGTATCTGGAGGAGGGCGCAGCGCTCAAACGCGAGCCGCGTTTCTACAATACGTTGACGGCCAACTGCACCACCATCATTTTCGAGATGGCGCGCCGCATCGATCCGGGACTGCCGTTCGATTGGCGCTTGCTGGCGTCGGGTTACCTGGACCGGTATCTGTTCGATATCGGCGCGTTGGCGGGCGGGCAGGATTTCGAGACGCTGCGCCGCAACGCCCACATCACCGAACGCGCGCGCGCCGCCGACAAGGCCGAGGATTTTTCAGCCCGCATACGTACGGTTCCCAGATGA
- a CDS encoding ABC transporter ATP-binding protein, translating into MLEMDRVRAGYGAINVLWDVSMRAQAGELTTIIGPNGAGKTTLLRTIMGLLPVNGGEIRLDGKRLNGTPTWHMAGHGVALITEDRLTFRDMSVEENLIMGAYHPSHRAHVKTRLEKSYLMFPRLRERRAQLAGSLSGGEAQMLAMARALMSEPRLLIVDEPSLGLAPVIVNEVFETLERLKAGGRTIILVEQNTERAIGIADHVYLMQSGKVALSQRAAEVSLDRVNELYFAR; encoded by the coding sequence ATGCTTGAGATGGACCGGGTGCGTGCCGGCTATGGCGCTATCAACGTGTTATGGGACGTGTCGATGCGGGCGCAGGCGGGCGAGCTGACGACGATCATCGGACCGAATGGCGCGGGCAAGACTACGCTGCTGCGCACGATCATGGGACTGCTGCCGGTGAACGGCGGCGAGATCCGCCTCGATGGCAAGCGTTTGAACGGTACGCCGACCTGGCATATGGCCGGCCATGGGGTGGCGCTAATCACAGAGGATCGTTTGACCTTCCGCGACATGAGCGTGGAGGAGAATTTGATCATGGGGGCGTATCATCCGTCGCACCGCGCGCATGTCAAAACGCGTCTGGAGAAGTCGTACCTGATGTTTCCGCGCCTGCGGGAGCGGCGCGCACAGTTGGCCGGTTCGCTGTCGGGTGGCGAGGCGCAGATGCTGGCGATGGCGCGCGCGTTGATGTCCGAGCCGCGCTTGTTGATTGTCGACGAGCCGTCGCTGGGATTGGCCCCGGTGATCGTCAACGAGGTGTTCGAGACCCTCGAGCGGCTCAAGGCCGGCGGGCGGACCATTATTCTGGTTGAGCAGAACACGGAACGGGCGATTGGCATCGCCGATCATGTCTACCTGATGCAGAGCGGGAAAGTGGCGCTGTCGCAGCGGGCGGCGGAGGTCAGCCTCGATCGGGTGAACGAGCTGTATTTCGCGCGGTAG